The following coding sequences lie in one Acidobacteriota bacterium genomic window:
- a CDS encoding FAD-dependent oxidoreductase: MTEPSENAGLRDVDRDVIVIGAGVAGLCAAAELARAGLRVELLEARDRIGGRIWSVPQMALPQDGGSRSTEPVELGAEFVHSKPPEIFALAKPARMQIALVGGEMWRKRNERLEQDHAFYQEVDAILGKMKRGERDRSFKEFIEECCPQDSDAKRWALQYVQGFHAAHPERIGVWGLIEGEEATEAIGGDMQFRVLNGYSVLVDYLRAQLDPENCRVRLKAIVKTVRWKVGETSRGKVEVDAVVDGKPQTLRAKQAVITLPLGVLKCEGMTGAVRFEPPLAAKQRALGCLEMGAVIRVTLRFRERFWEQVKDSTGKPLAELGFLVSEEKWFPTWWSQLPARTSVLTAWSAGPRGEANSGLSKDAVIARALDSLAHILDYDRARLDALFVEAHTHDWQSDPFSRGGYSYVAAGGEGAERELAAPLDDTLFFAGEAANFEGHNGTVNGAMMTGYRVAREVLESL, from the coding sequence ATGACTGAACCTTCTGAAAACGCAGGGCTTAGAGACGTAGACCGCGACGTCATCGTCATCGGCGCCGGGGTCGCCGGCCTGTGCGCTGCCGCGGAACTCGCGCGCGCCGGATTGCGCGTCGAACTTCTCGAGGCGCGCGACCGCATCGGCGGACGCATCTGGTCGGTGCCGCAAATGGCGCTGCCGCAAGACGGCGGCTCTCGGTCGACGGAACCAGTGGAACTGGGCGCCGAGTTCGTCCACAGCAAACCGCCAGAGATATTCGCTCTCGCCAAGCCGGCGCGGATGCAGATCGCGCTCGTCGGCGGCGAGATGTGGCGCAAGCGCAACGAACGTCTCGAGCAAGACCACGCGTTCTACCAAGAGGTGGACGCCATCCTGGGCAAAATGAAACGGGGTGAGCGCGATCGCAGCTTTAAGGAGTTCATCGAGGAGTGCTGTCCCCAGGATTCCGACGCTAAACGCTGGGCGCTGCAGTACGTCCAGGGATTCCACGCCGCGCATCCTGAGCGCATCGGCGTCTGGGGACTGATCGAGGGCGAAGAAGCGACCGAAGCCATCGGCGGCGATATGCAGTTCCGCGTGCTTAACGGATACTCCGTGCTCGTCGACTATCTCCGCGCGCAGCTCGATCCGGAAAACTGCCGCGTGCGCTTGAAGGCCATCGTCAAGACGGTCCGCTGGAAGGTCGGAGAAACGTCGCGGGGCAAAGTCGAGGTCGACGCGGTCGTCGATGGCAAGCCGCAGACGCTGCGTGCGAAGCAGGCCGTCATCACGCTGCCGCTCGGAGTCTTGAAGTGTGAAGGCATGACTGGCGCCGTCCGGTTCGAGCCGCCGCTCGCGGCAAAACAACGCGCGCTCGGCTGCCTGGAGATGGGCGCGGTCATCCGCGTGACGCTGCGCTTCCGCGAGCGGTTCTGGGAGCAGGTAAAAGACTCGACCGGCAAACCGCTCGCCGAGCTGGGCTTCCTCGTCTCTGAAGAAAAGTGGTTCCCGACCTGGTGGTCGCAGCTTCCGGCGCGCACTTCAGTCCTGACCGCTTGGTCCGCCGGCCCGCGCGGCGAAGCCAACTCCGGGCTCAGCAAAGACGCGGTCATCGCCCGCGCCCTCGATTCCCTCGCCCACATCCTCGACTATGACCGCGCGCGACTCGACGCGCTGTTCGTCGAAGCTCACACCCACGACTGGCAGAGCGATCCTTTCTCCCGTGGCGGATACAGCTACGTGGCTGCCGGCGGCGAGGGCGCGGAGCGCGAACTGGCCGCGCCCCTCGACGACACTCTGTTCTTCGCCGGCGAGGCCGCCAACTTCGAAGGCCACAACGGCACCGTCAACGGCGCCATGATGACGGGCTATCGCGTTGCTCGAGAAGTCTTGGAGAGCTTGTAA
- a CDS encoding sigma-70 family RNA polymerase sigma factor, which produces MVSQALNRTDDSLLIREAQRGDRAAFEELVRQYDRAVLRLALHLTGSEQDAQDIYQEAFLKAYRNLGSFRFECSFYTWIYRIVTNLCLDHIRKRQVRKEDAPVVTTSEGEEYSIIDQVSDARAHANPEHDLMRRELGAKISLALGKLTARERMVFELKHYQGLKLRTIGEMLNTTEETAKNTLFRATQKLRASLALMR; this is translated from the coding sequence ATGGTCAGCCAGGCCCTGAATCGCACCGACGACAGCCTGTTGATCCGTGAGGCGCAACGCGGAGACCGCGCGGCGTTCGAGGAACTCGTGCGTCAGTACGACCGTGCCGTGCTGCGGCTCGCGCTCCACCTTACCGGGTCGGAGCAGGACGCGCAGGACATCTACCAGGAAGCCTTTCTCAAGGCTTATCGCAACCTGGGGAGCTTCCGCTTCGAGTGCTCGTTCTACACCTGGATCTATCGCATCGTCACCAATCTTTGCCTGGACCACATCCGGAAACGCCAGGTGCGCAAAGAAGACGCGCCGGTGGTGACGACTTCCGAGGGCGAAGAGTACAGCATCATCGATCAGGTATCAGACGCGCGCGCGCACGCCAACCCCGAGCATGACCTGATGCGGCGCGAGCTGGGAGCGAAGATCTCCCTGGCGCTCGGCAAGCTCACAGCGCGCGAGCGGATGGTCTTCGAGTTGAAGCATTACCAGGGTTTGAAACTACGCACCATCGGCGAGATGTTGAACACCACCGAAGAAACCGCCAAGAACACGTTGTTCCGGGCGACGCAGAAGCTGCGAGCTTCACTCGCGCTCATGAGGTAA
- a CDS encoding HEAT repeat domain-containing protein: protein MNCDWIKENAALYIYEELPDDQRHEFEQHVERCAECKREVAGVRDFKMTMSAVSPAEPSPNLLAASRMRLQETLETSTQSHGWSRFAFDFAGWLQQVKLSPALTVALLVFGFAAGTMTAYSYLRGPRPLGTAGGNVTAPAEAAIASIRGITQEPDSNKVQIKYDQLVPAQREGSLDDPAIQQLLLFAARNNTNSGVRMDSMDLLVQKPEDSKVREALIYALRYDKNVGVRLKALEALRPYVKDDVRVRDAMLEALMGDPNPGVRAQALGVVKNVRQDASVRAVLMQLADKDSNVFIKNESKRLLAQTPEMD, encoded by the coding sequence ATGAACTGCGATTGGATCAAAGAGAACGCGGCCCTGTATATCTACGAAGAGCTGCCCGACGATCAGCGTCACGAGTTCGAGCAGCACGTGGAGCGCTGCGCCGAGTGCAAGCGCGAAGTGGCGGGGGTCCGCGACTTCAAGATGACGATGTCGGCAGTGTCGCCGGCGGAGCCTTCGCCGAACCTGCTGGCAGCTTCGCGGATGAGGCTGCAGGAAACGCTCGAGACCAGCACGCAGTCGCATGGCTGGTCGCGCTTCGCCTTCGACTTTGCCGGCTGGCTGCAGCAGGTGAAGCTCTCGCCGGCGCTCACCGTCGCGCTACTCGTGTTTGGATTTGCCGCCGGCACGATGACGGCTTACAGCTATCTGCGCGGCCCGAGGCCGCTCGGTACCGCGGGCGGGAATGTCACGGCGCCCGCGGAGGCGGCGATTGCGTCCATCCGCGGCATCACCCAGGAGCCAGACTCGAACAAGGTACAGATCAAGTACGACCAGCTGGTGCCGGCGCAGAGGGAGGGGTCGCTCGACGATCCCGCCATCCAGCAGTTGCTGCTGTTTGCCGCGCGCAACAACACCAACTCGGGCGTGCGCATGGATTCCATGGACTTGCTGGTGCAGAAGCCGGAAGATTCCAAGGTACGCGAGGCGCTGATCTACGCGCTGCGTTACGACAAGAACGTGGGCGTGCGGCTGAAGGCGCTGGAAGCGCTGCGTCCGTATGTGAAGGATGACGTGCGCGTGCGCGACGCCATGCTGGAAGCGCTGATGGGCGATCCGAATCCGGGTGTTCGCGCGCAAGCGCTGGGTGTGGTGAAGAACGTGCGCCAGGACGCGAGCGTTCGCGCCGTGCTGATGCAGCTTGCCGACAAGGATTCCAACGTGTTCATCAAGAACGAGTCCAAGCGCCTGCTCGCGCAGACGCCGGAGATGGATTAA
- a CDS encoding PDZ domain-containing protein, producing the protein MRSLQKRVAVFAMLLAATAAWAGSEGSHTSYLGVDVEDISSNRVQALKLKSESGVEITMVDSDAPAGKAGLKEHDVILLFNGARVDSTEQLRRLIRETPPGRNVALGISRDGNPQTVNVTLAARKDMYKVVTPRVAIAPMAPMPPMPRIQIDIPEVYALQAPGRVGLVVESLTPQLGEYFGVKNGEGLLVRSVEKGSPAEAAGFKAGDVIVKVDQQRVSDRSDWRSALRNKTGKVPVGVVRERRQQMLTLTLPDRKQSSNGRVRVIPGNYDYDFDFDFDIEELAGLAPQVIDLAMMKAQVELEKNRTHIKTSVSKAKQQMKQDMLRQKEELKREQKEMKEQQKEMLKEKIVEDDDSE; encoded by the coding sequence ATGCGGAGTCTGCAAAAGAGAGTCGCAGTATTCGCGATGCTGCTGGCCGCCACGGCGGCGTGGGCAGGGAGCGAAGGTTCGCACACTTCGTACCTGGGTGTGGACGTCGAAGATATCTCGAGCAATCGGGTGCAGGCGCTCAAGCTCAAGTCGGAGAGCGGCGTGGAGATCACCATGGTCGACAGCGACGCGCCCGCGGGCAAGGCCGGCCTGAAGGAGCACGACGTCATCCTGCTATTCAACGGCGCCAGGGTGGACAGCACCGAGCAGCTGCGCCGGCTTATCCGCGAGACGCCGCCGGGCCGCAACGTCGCGCTCGGCATCAGCCGCGATGGCAATCCGCAGACGGTGAACGTGACGCTGGCGGCGCGCAAGGACATGTACAAGGTGGTTACGCCGCGGGTCGCGATAGCTCCGATGGCGCCCATGCCGCCGATGCCGCGCATCCAGATCGATATTCCCGAGGTCTACGCGCTGCAGGCCCCGGGCCGCGTCGGCCTGGTGGTGGAATCGCTTACCCCGCAACTGGGTGAGTACTTCGGGGTGAAGAATGGTGAAGGGCTGCTGGTGCGGTCCGTGGAGAAGGGCTCGCCGGCCGAGGCTGCCGGGTTCAAGGCCGGCGACGTGATCGTGAAAGTGGACCAGCAGCGCGTCTCTGACCGCAGCGACTGGCGCAGCGCGCTGCGCAACAAGACTGGCAAAGTGCCGGTCGGTGTGGTGCGCGAGCGGCGCCAGCAGATGCTCACCCTCACGCTGCCCGACCGCAAGCAATCTTCGAATGGCAGGGTGCGAGTCATCCCCGGAAACTACGACTACGACTTTGACTTTGACTTCGATATCGAGGAACTGGCCGGCCTCGCGCCCCAAGTCATCGATCTTGCGATGATGAAGGCGCAGGTGGAGCTGGAGAAGAATCGCACGCACATCAAAACGTCCGTTTCCAAAGCGAAGCAGCAGATGAAGCAAGACATGCTGCGGCAAAAGGAAGAGCTAAAGCGCGAGCAGAAGGAAATGAAAGAGCAGCAGAAAGAGATGTTGAAGGAGAAGATCGTCGAGGACGACGACAGCGAATAA
- a CDS encoding PilZ domain-containing protein: MGIQLSALVCSQDQRTLKVLQVLLADMHIETELCGDRDAATRHLVTRRFDGVFVDAAIESAAELLLDVKEAPGGQRAVCFAILEGKTSVKEAFSFGAGFILYKPLSLEKTKNSLRAAHGLMMRERRRQFRHHLEDVHARVSFGGAAETTCEILDLSEGGMAVHLREYTERRGKLSAQFTLPGQSEPIKAEAEITWADDHGRLGVHFTSMPSPSHAALESWLAERGRAVAADPHGSIKSRSKRRGGGGRLAAGEAISAANTATPPSAAVEASPLAPGAGPRARQTVRAGIEIGIKMFMIRGGEPFMVEAVCEDITPDGLGAKVNGELCPGEPVLLHLNLPSLEAMKIHADVRHRRRNRVGLEFVGLSRDQRNQLADVCELLPAAE; this comes from the coding sequence ATGGGCATACAACTTTCTGCGCTCGTGTGTAGCCAGGACCAGCGCACCCTCAAAGTGCTGCAAGTCTTGCTTGCGGACATGCACATCGAGACGGAATTGTGCGGCGACCGTGATGCGGCCACCCGCCATCTGGTGACGCGCCGATTCGACGGCGTATTCGTCGACGCAGCCATCGAGTCCGCGGCGGAGTTGTTGCTGGACGTCAAAGAGGCCCCCGGTGGCCAGCGGGCGGTATGTTTCGCCATCCTCGAAGGTAAGACCAGCGTGAAGGAAGCGTTTTCCTTCGGCGCGGGCTTCATCCTGTATAAGCCACTCTCGCTGGAGAAGACCAAGAACAGCTTGCGGGCCGCGCACGGCCTGATGATGCGCGAGCGGCGGCGCCAGTTCCGCCACCACCTCGAAGACGTGCACGCGCGCGTCAGCTTTGGCGGCGCTGCGGAGACGACCTGCGAGATCCTGGACCTGAGTGAAGGGGGCATGGCGGTACACCTGCGCGAATACACAGAGCGGCGCGGCAAGCTGTCGGCCCAATTCACGCTGCCGGGGCAGTCCGAGCCTATCAAGGCGGAGGCCGAGATCACGTGGGCGGACGACCACGGACGTCTCGGGGTCCACTTCACCTCCATGCCTTCGCCCTCGCACGCGGCACTGGAGAGCTGGCTGGCAGAGCGTGGGCGCGCTGTCGCCGCCGATCCGCATGGGTCGATCAAGTCGCGTTCCAAGCGCCGCGGTGGAGGCGGACGCCTTGCGGCCGGGGAGGCGATCTCGGCTGCCAACACGGCAACGCCGCCCTCCGCTGCGGTCGAGGCTTCTCCCCTTGCTCCGGGAGCGGGCCCGCGCGCGCGGCAGACGGTCCGCGCCGGCATCGAGATCGGCATCAAGATGTTCATGATCCGCGGCGGTGAGCCATTCATGGTCGAGGCGGTCTGCGAAGACATCACCCCTGACGGCCTGGGCGCAAAAGTGAATGGCGAACTCTGCCCGGGCGAGCCGGTGTTGCTCCACTTGAACTTGCCGTCGCTTGAAGCCATGAAGATCCACGCCGATGTGCGCCACCGGCGCCGCAATCGCGTGGGTCTCGAGTTCGTAGGACTCAGCCGCGACCAGCGCAACCAACTGGCTGACGTCTGCGAGCTGCTGCCGGCAGCAGAGTGA
- the fabF gene encoding beta-ketoacyl-ACP synthase II — protein MICAVGNSAEMAWKNLLAGKSGVRTITQFDASAFACRIAAEVRDFDPLQFIEKKEIKKMGRFIHLALAATDEAMKASGLQVTPQNAERVGVHIGSGIGGFDVIEREHRNLLEGGPRRISPFFIPAAIVNLAAGHVSIRWGAKGPNEATATACTTSAHSIGDAMKIIQRDAADVMIAGGTEAAITPMGIGGFAAMRALSTRNDEPEKASRPWDTGRDGFVVGEGAGILIMEELEHAKARGAKILAEIVGYGMSADAYHITQPAEGGEGAVRVMKATLKDAGVPPTVVGYVNAHGTSTPLGDKQESQAVKSAFGEHAYKLAVSSTKSMTGHLLGGAGGLEAGITVLALRDQMLPPTINLDNSDPECDLDYVPNHARKAKLEYALSNSFGFGGTNGCLLFKVWNG, from the coding sequence ATGATCTGCGCTGTGGGCAACAGCGCAGAAATGGCGTGGAAGAACCTGCTCGCCGGCAAGAGCGGCGTGCGGACCATCACGCAGTTCGACGCTTCCGCTTTCGCGTGCCGGATCGCCGCCGAAGTGCGCGACTTCGATCCTCTCCAGTTCATCGAGAAAAAAGAGATCAAGAAGATGGGACGCTTCATCCATCTGGCGCTCGCCGCCACCGATGAAGCGATGAAGGCTTCCGGCCTCCAGGTCACGCCGCAGAACGCCGAGCGCGTGGGCGTTCATATCGGCTCCGGCATCGGCGGCTTCGACGTCATCGAGCGCGAGCATCGCAACCTGCTCGAGGGTGGTCCGCGCCGCATCTCCCCATTCTTCATTCCCGCGGCCATCGTGAACCTGGCGGCGGGACACGTGAGCATCCGCTGGGGCGCGAAGGGACCGAACGAAGCCACCGCTACCGCCTGCACCACCAGCGCGCACTCCATCGGCGACGCGATGAAGATCATCCAGCGCGATGCTGCCGACGTGATGATCGCCGGCGGCACCGAGGCCGCCATCACTCCCATGGGCATTGGGGGATTCGCCGCCATGCGCGCGCTCTCCACCCGCAATGACGAGCCGGAAAAGGCTTCGCGGCCCTGGGATACCGGGCGCGATGGCTTCGTCGTCGGCGAGGGCGCGGGCATCCTCATCATGGAAGAGCTCGAGCACGCCAAGGCGCGCGGCGCGAAGATCCTCGCCGAGATCGTGGGCTATGGCATGAGCGCCGACGCCTACCACATCACCCAGCCCGCCGAGGGTGGCGAAGGCGCGGTGCGCGTGATGAAGGCCACGCTGAAGGATGCGGGCGTGCCGCCCACCGTCGTGGGATACGTCAACGCGCACGGAACTTCCACGCCGCTGGGCGATAAGCAGGAGTCGCAGGCGGTGAAGTCCGCGTTCGGCGAGCACGCTTACAAGCTGGCCGTGAGTTCCACGAAGTCCATGACCGGGCACTTGCTCGGCGGCGCCGGCGGCTTGGAGGCGGGCATCACCGTGCTTGCGCTGCGCGACCAGATGCTGCCGCCCACCATCAATCTCGATAACTCCGACCCGGAGTGCGATCTGGATTACGTTCCCAACCACGCGCGCAAAGCGAAGCTCGAGTACGCGCTCTCCAACTCCTTCGGCTTTGGCGGCACCAACGGATGTCTGCTGTTCAAGGTCTGGAACGGGTAA
- the acpP gene encoding acyl carrier protein: MAAVEEKVKQIIVEQLGVDEGEVTSTASFVDDLGADSLDTVELVMAFEEAFDIEIPDEDAEKIRTVKDAVDYIDKHAKGK; the protein is encoded by the coding sequence ATGGCAGCCGTTGAAGAGAAGGTAAAGCAGATCATCGTGGAGCAGCTCGGCGTGGACGAAGGCGAGGTCACATCGACCGCGTCGTTCGTAGACGACTTGGGCGCGGATTCGCTCGACACCGTCGAGCTAGTGATGGCGTTCGAAGAAGCCTTCGACATCGAGATCCCCGATGAAGACGCGGAGAAGATCCGCACGGTGAAAGACGCGGTCGATTACATCGACAAGCACGCCAAGGGGAAATAA